A single region of the Pyricularia oryzae 70-15 chromosome 4, whole genome shotgun sequence genome encodes:
- a CDS encoding trichodiene oxygenase, which translates to MLSTAAFDPLAMATTLVTAQNLLGLAVLWIVYQVLKALYNVSPFHPLAHIPGPKLAAATYLPEFYHDVVLFGRYTHEIRDMHRKYGPIVRINPNEMHCNDVNFSDDIYAVGGRKRDKPQHQINGAVLGKSGFGTRDHDLHRTRRIPLAKFFSRAMITRLEGDMHELVQKLCDKLLAESGKKEPVDVTVAYSCFTSDAISGYCFGESFGFLEQQGWYPNFRDPTAATLRIAFLLRFFPWCKYFMVVGHWLVDFLPTDIALLIQTMQIDMPIRVVKTKTDMDSGIQYKRPTVFGSLLHSELDPSEKEPQRLADEAGAVIGAGTETASWALAVITFHLLSKPHLLEKLQAELRQVVDGSNNDNSPKSLPPWSVLETLPYMNGVIQEGLRLSYGVSGRTARVATHEDLVYRGTFGGNPVEYVIPRGYAVGMSAAVTHHDENAYPDSYEFIPERWMDGHSKKRDAERASLAFSKGSRSCPGKSLALAEMNLALAALALRVLPHATLYETTYDDVLYDHDMFIPRTRKESKGVRVKIN; encoded by the exons ATGCTGTCGACGGCAGCTTTCGATCCATTGGCAATGGCCACGACTCTGGTCACCGCCCAGAACCTGCTGGGCCTTGCGGTACTGTGGATTGTGTACCAAGTCCTCAAGGCCCTCTATAATGTTTCGCCGTTTCATCCATTGGCTCATATTCCGGGGCCAAAGCTCGCCGCAGCGACGTACCTGCCCGAGTTCTACCACGACGTGGTCCTTTTTGGTCGATACACGCATGAGATCAGGGACATGCACCGCAAATATGGGCCCATTGTCCGCATCAACCCGAACGAGATGCATTGTAACGACGTCAACTTTTCCGACGATATTTATGCTGTGGGTGGCCGGAAGCGGGATAAGCCGCAGCATCAAATTAACGGTGCAGT TCTTGGAAAATCCGGCTTCGGCACTCGCGATCATGACCTGCACCGCACCCGGAGGATACCCCTGGCCAAATTCTTCTCGCGGGCCATGATAACCAGATTGGAGGGCGACATGCACGAGCTCGTCCAGAAGCTTTGCGACAAGCTGCTTGCCGAGTCGGGCAAAAAGGAGCCCGTCGACGTCACCGTGGCCTATAGCTGCTTCACCTCGGATGCCATTTCCGGCTACTGCTTTGGAGAGAGTTTTGGGTTTTTGGAGCAGCAAGGGTGGTATCCCAACTTTCGCGATCCCACGGCCGCCACGCTGAGGATCGCCTTTTTGCTCCGCTTCTTCCCTTGGTGCAAATATTTCATGGTGGTTGGCCACTGGCTGGTCGACTTTTTGCCCACCGACATAGCCCTCCTCATCCAGACCATGCAGATCGACATGCCGATCCGGGTGGTCAAGACAAAAACCGACATGGACTCTGGGATCCAGTACAAACGCCCAACCGTGTTTGGGTCTCTGCTGCATTCGGAACTGGACCCGTCCGAAAAGGAGCCGCAGCGGTTGGCCGACGAGGCCGGGGCCGTGATCGGGGCCGGTACCGAAACCGCCAGCTGGGCGCTCGCCGTCATCACCTTTCATCTGCTGTCCAAGCCTCACCTGCTGGAAAAGCTACAAGCCGAGCTGCGCCAGGTCGTCGACGGCAGCAACAACGACAACAGCCCCAAGAGCCTCCCTCCCTGGTCCGTGTTGGAAACCCTGCCGTACATGAACGGCGTCATCCAGGAGGGCCTGCGTCTTTCGTACGGCGTGTCGGGGCGGACGGCTCGCGTTGCGACGCACGAGGACCTGGTGTACCGTGGCACCTTTGGCGGGAACCCGGTCGAATACGTGATCCCCCGCGGCTACGCCGTCGGCATGTCGGCCGCCGTCACGCACCACGACGAAAACGCATACCCCGACTCGTACGAGTTCATCCCTGAACGGTGGATGGACGGGCACAGCAAGAAACGGGATGCCGAGCGCGCCAGTCTGGCTTTTTCCAAGGGGAGCAGGTCTTGTCCTGGCAAGAG TCTGGCTCTTGCCGAAATGAACCTGGCCTTGGCGGCACTCGCCTTGCGTGTGCTTCCCCACGCTACTCTGTACGAGACGACTTATGACGATGTGCTGTATGATCATGACATGTTTATCCCCAGGACCAGGAAGGAGAGCAAGGGTGTTAGGGTCAAGATCAACTGA
- a CDS encoding acetyl-CoA carboxylase, protein MAQLHDHNHNHNHIHTRGVPGDQGPGATAPVRPFRLDQVRLGEGLLQEKRDRIKTFLREYDERRFLILFNNQAGRPNPAGLPVPGGWEDGGLLSGHWAGHFMTALSQAFADQGEELYKTKLDWMVKELAACQDAITARMGEGSGGGGQPEPDPGSVGRVQGKFGKALRLGDTRQAGYVTLPQETINQLRDFTIATWVNLPVAQGWSRLFDFGHDSTVNMFLTPHAGDSSSGPRFAITTGGSGQEQRINGNATIPTGEWVHIAVAQAGNTGTLYVNGEVSGTNAAMTLGPVDLDNPGNRWIGRSQYGDPLLNATLDEFHIFSRALNATEIQSLLTSAAGSTGGGNIAWYKFDEEEGGSAVTDSSPNARDAGVVGSDEDESGGSNWIPTHPGYLGALPEDTVLRLGPPRWAVYGGNQQTNTWAPWYTQHKIMRGLLDAYYNTNNSQALQVVTRMADWAHLALSIGDKNHADYKGNLTRDDLNYMWDLYIAGEFGGANEVFPEIYRLTGDPKHLETAKAFDNRESLFDAAVNDDDILVVRPQDRPGRRRPERLHANTHVPQFIGYMRIFEQGGGQEYFDAAKNFYGWVVPHREFASGGTGGNYPGSNDNPELFQNRGNIANAMGGNGAETCTAYNMLKLARNLFLHNHNATYMDTYERGLFNMIPGSRADTAGSAGDPQLTYFQPLTPGSNRDYGNTGTCCGGTGLESHTKYQETVYLRSADGSALWVNLYVPSTLTWEEKGITVRQETAFPRDDTVKFTVTTSSRQEPLDMKLRVPAWIQKTPGGFNVSINGEQFRPGETPTPGSYMTVSRTWATGDVVEIKMPFAVRIERAPDRPDTQAIMWGPLLLQLLGTPPGARGSFWELSLYKHLGRDGDYVRGGAVARTGTAANGDPLFTVAAGTDSLPARPYYVGDAAAASSYFRRVEPAVVFGRLDTGVPNRKRNDGLPAYDVPVAGVEAPGSDGLTFLDVLWDGAPFADHDGFVRAVEDVVVEFVGRGIYTEEEGDVILGSARESEQELAS, encoded by the coding sequence ATGGCTCAGCTACATGACCACAACCACAATCACAATCACATACACACCCGTGGCGTGCCTGGAGACCAGGGTCCCGGGGCCACTGCGCCGGTTCGACCATTCCGACTTGACCAAGTTCGCCTGGGGGAGGGCCTCTTGCAGGAGAAGCGGGACAGGATCAAAACCTTCCTGCGGGAGTATGATGAGCGTCGCTTCTTGATCCTGTTCAACAACCAGGCAGGGCGGCCGAACCCGGCTGGGCTCCCGGTGCCAGGTGGTTGGGAAGATGGGGGGTTGCTTAGTGGACACTGGGCAGGCCACTTCATGACGGCGCTGTCTCAGGCTTTTGCGGACCAGGGCGAGGAGCTCTACAAAACCAAGCTCGACTGGATGGTGAAGGAGCTGGCTGCTTGTCAAGATGCTATAACCGCTCGGATGGGTGAAGGGAGTGGAGGAGGTGGCCAGCCAGAGCCTGACCCCGGGAGTGTTGGTCGCGTTCAGGGTAAATTCGGCAAGGCGCTTCGTCTCGGCGACACTAGACAGGCGGGATACGTGACCCTGCCGCAGGAAACGATAAACCAGCTTAGGGACTTTACCATTGCAACATGGGTGAACCTCCCGGTGGCTCAAGGCTGGAGTCGTTTGTTTGACTTTGGCCATGACTCCACGGTCAACATGTTCCTCACGCCCCACGCTGGTGATTCAAGTAGCGGGCCGCGCTTTGCCATTACGACGGGTGGCTCCGGGCAAGAGCAGCGCATCAACGGAAATGCAACGATCCCCACGGGCGAGTGGGTGCATATCGCAGTCGCGCAGGCCGGCAACACAGGCACGCTCTATGTCAACGGCGAGGTGTCCGGCACCAACGCGGCCATGACGCTTGGCCCGGTTGATCTGGACAACCCTGGAAATCGCTGGATCGGCCGTTCCCAATACGGCGACCCGCTGCTCAACGCCACCCTCGACGAGTTCCACATCTTTAGCCGCGCCCTCAATGCCACCGAAATACAATCTCTGCTCACGTCTGCCGCAGGCTCGACAGGCGGGGGCAACATTGCATGGTACAAGTTTGACGAGGAAGAGGGCGGCTCTGCAGTCACGGACTCGTCGCCAAACGCTCGAGATGCAGGTGTCGTAGGATCGGATGAGGACGAGTCTGGTGGCAGCAACTGGATCCCAACGCACCCTGGCTATCTCGGAGCGCTTCCAGAAGACACCGTTCTGCGTCTTGGCCCCCCGCGATGGGCTGTATATGGAGGCAACCAGCAGACGAATACGTGGGCTCCCTGGTATACTCAACACAAGATCATGCGTGGACTGCTGGATGCCTATTACAACACCAACAACTCCCAGGCCCTGCAAGTCGTAACACGCATGGCGGACTGGGCGCATCTTGCACTTAGCATCGGCGACAAGAACCATGCCGACTACAAGGGTAACCTCACCCGAGACGACCTGAACTACATGTGGGATCTGTACATTGCCGGGGAATTCGGCGGTGCGAACGAGGTATTTCCCGAGATTTACCGGTTGACGGGCGACCCCAAGCACCTAGAGACGGCCAAGGCCTTTGACAACCGCGAGTCGCTCTTTGACGCCGCCGTCAATGATGACGACATCTTGGTCGTGAGGCCACAGGACAGGCCGGGTCGGAGGCGGCCCGAGAGGCTACACGCCAACACCCATGTGCCACAGTTCATCGGCTACATGCGCATATTCGAGCAGGGCGGAGGCCAAGAGTACTTTGACGCAGCCAAGAACTTTTACGGCTGGGTGGTCCCGCATCGCGAATTCGCCAGCGGCGGCACCGGCGGCAACTACCCCGGATCCAACGACAACCCCGAGCTGTTCCAAAACAGAGGCAACATTGCAAACGCCATGGGCGGCAACGGGGCCGAGACTTGTACCGCCTACAACATGCTCAAGCTGGCAAGGAACCTGTTTCTCCACAACCACAACGCCACCTACATGGACACGTACGAGAGGGGGCTGTTCAACATGATACCCGGGTCCAGAGCCGACACGGCGGGCAGCGCCGGCGATCCCCAGTTGACCTACTTCCAGCCCCTGACTCCCGGCTCGAACCGGGATTATGGAAACACGGGTACCTGCTGCGGAGGAACGGGCTTGGAAAGCCACACCAAGTATCAGGAGACGGTGTATCTCAGGTCGGCCGATGGATCGGCCCTGTGGGTCAACTTGTATGTTCCCAGCACGCTCACCTGGGAGGAGAAGGGGATCACGGTGAGGCAGGAGACTGCCTTCCCCCGGGACGACACGGTAAAATTCACTGTGACCACCAGCAGCCGCCAGGAGCCTCTGGACATGAAGCTGCGCGTCCCGGCTTGGATCCAGAAAACACCCGGCGGCTTCAACGTCAGCATCAACGGAGAGCAGTTCCGGCCCGGCGAAACCCCGACTCCAGGCAGCTACATGACGGTGAGTCGCACCTGGGCCACTGGCGACGTCGTCGAGATCAAGATGCCGTTCGCCGTGCGCATCGAACGCGCCCCCGACCGGCCAGACACGCAGGCCATCATGTGGggcccgctgctgctgcagctcCTGGGCACGCCGCCAGGCGCGAGGGGCAGCTTCTGGGAGCTGTCGCTGTACAAGCACCTCGGGCGCGACGGGGACTACGTCAGGGGCGGCGCCGTGGCCCGGACGGGCACCGCGGCCAACGGCGACCCGCTCTTCACCGTCGCGGCAGGCACAGACAGCCTCCCGGCGCGGCCGTACTACGTCGGcgacgcggcggcggcgtcgagctACTTTCGGCGCGTGGAGCCGGCGGTCGTCTTTGGCCGCCTCGACACGGGCGTGCCCAACCGGAAGCGCAACGACGGCCTGCCCGCGTACGACGTGCCGGTCGCGGGCGTCGAGGCGCCCGGCAGCGACGGGCTGACGTTTTTGGACGTCTTGTGGGACGGGGCGCCCTTTGCCGACCACGACGGCTTCGTGCGCGCCGTCGAggacgtcgtcgtcgagtTTGTCGGCAGGGGCATCTACACCGAGGAAGAAGGGGATGTCATCTTGGGGAGCGCGAGGGAGTCGGAGCAGGAGCTGGCGTCCTAG
- a CDS encoding leucyl aminopeptidase translates to MKVTSALLTALAVATVNACGVPPTSLPRTAARTIFRRADAKMYTLETAPGVTIEVTEEEKLAMMDNRVHFFDITEWKEAPNAMAEDLQKRIAAVPYPKTLTQKCNATKLIGKLDKERIQATVERYSSFFNRYYMSETGRQSVEWLHDQIKAVLDAADIPGANIRLVRHNAWVQPSIVVTLPGREARTVVVGGHADSIVSGDRNGRQPGADDDASASATIFEAMRVFLMDPRVKAGQLLNTMEFHWYAAEEAGLLGSQDIFNTYRQFNRNIVAMLQQDMTGYIGRDGRERFGLITDFTDPDLVNFMKLVIDGYTDIPYEESLCGYACSDHGSATRAGYPSTFVFETPFGNHNPYIHTINDTTDKLSYDHMIQHGKLITGYLSELAWWPFV, encoded by the exons ATGAAGGTTACCAGTGCTCTCCTCACGGCCCTGGCCGTTGCCACGGTCAATGCCTGCGGTGTGCCTCCCACTTCGCTCCCGCGCACGGCCGCCAGGACCATCTTTAGGCGCGCAGATGCCAAGATGTACACTTTGGAGACGGCTCCTGGAGTGACGATCGAGGTgaccgaggaggagaagctgGCCATGATGGAC AACCGTGTTCACTTCTTCGACATCACCGAGTGGAAGGAGGCCCCCAACGCCATGGCCGAGGACCTGCAGAAGCGCATCGCTGCGGTCCCCTACCCCAAGACCCTGACGCAAAAGTGCAACGCCACCAAGCTCATCGGCAAGCTCGACAAGGAGAGGATCCAGGCCACGGTCGAGCGCTACTCTTCCTTCTTCAACCGCTACTACATGTCGGAGACTGGTCGCCAGTCCGTCGAGTGGCTCCACGACCAGATCAAGGCCGTCCTGGACGCCGCCGACATCCCCGGCGCCAACATCCGCCTCGTTCGCCACAACGCCTGGGTGCAGCCTAGCATCGTCGTCACCCTGCCCGGCCGCGAGGCCCGtaccgtcgtcgtcggaggCCACGCCGACTCGATTGTTTCTGGTGACCGTAACGGCCGTCAACCAGGAGCCG ACGACGATGCTTCTGCCTCGGCCACCATCTTCGAGGCCATGCGCGTGTTCCTCATGGACCCTCGCGTCAAGGCCGGTCAGCTCCTCAACACGATGGAGTTCCACTGGTACGCAGCAGAGGAGGCTGGTTTGCTTGGCAGCCAAGACATTTTCAACACGTACCGCCAGTTCAACCGCAACATTGTTGCGATGCTGCAGCAGGACATGACTGGTTACATTGGTCGCGATGGCCGTGAGCGCTTTGGACTGATCACGGACTTTACCGACCCTGATCTGGTCAACTTTATGAAGCTTGTCATTGACGGC TACACCGATATCCCCTACGAGGAGTCACTATGTGGCTACGCCTGCTCGGACCACGGCTCGGCCACTCGCGCCGGATACCCTTCGACCTTTGTCTTTGAGACTCCTTTCGGCAACCACAACCCCTACATCCACACCATCAACGACACAACCGACAAGCTCTCGTACGACCACATGATCCAGCACGGCAAGCTCATCACGGGCTACCTCTCCGAGCTTGCTTGGTGGCCGTTTGTCTAG